One segment of Rhipicephalus sanguineus isolate Rsan-2018 chromosome 6, BIME_Rsan_1.4, whole genome shotgun sequence DNA contains the following:
- the LOC119396104 gene encoding amine sulfotransferase-like, which yields MDRAARAGSSGQYLRKSSPQHRANLSKSGSTGVFDFHSPQLPASGNVASTMAVDVRCPRGPLYRDIDGFRLNAYVSVDLYRSALKYEPRADDVFIVTFPKSGTLWTQQIGYLISHDGSPAPDALEFYKTAKMKRPGLIKTHLPYNLIPKSPSAKYVCVCRNPKDVCVSFFYHTKGFAAYDFADGKFDDYFAVFMQGANDFGDYFDHVLSWYAHRNDPNVLFMQYEDIKADPRNHVLKLAAFLGNEYRRKLVEQPGALDRVIEHSGIDFMRSKTGADIKAFLTRPLDNVKDLCPGLKHYHDSSMKYPRTVGFIRKGVVGDWKAHFTPEMNAIMEAKIYQRLGDTNLIDVWKRHGIL from the exons GCGCGGGCGGGCAGCAGCGGGCAATATTTACGGAAGAGCTCGCCGCAGCATCGCGCTAACCTCAGCAAGTCAG gttCAACGGGGGTATTCGACTTCCATTCCCCGCAACTGCCAGCAAGCGGCAACGTAGCGTCCACGATGGCCGTAGACGTGAGGTGTCCCAGGGGACCCTTGTACCGAGACATCGACGGTTTCAGGTTGAACGCCTACGTGTCCGTCGACCTCTACCGTTCAGCATTGAAGTACGAGCCCCGAGCGGACGACGTCTTCATCGTCACGTTTCCCAAGAGTGGGACACTGTGGACGCAACAGATCGGCTACCTCATTTCTCACGACGGATCTCCTGCTCCCGACGCCTTGGAATTCTACAAGACCGCGAAGATGAAGCGACCGGGGCTCATCAAGACACACTTGCCCTACAACCTAATACCCAAAAGTCCCTCCGCGAAGTACGTGTGCGTGTGCAGAAACCCGAAGGACGTCTGCGTGTCCTTCTTTTACCACACCAAAGGTTTCGCGGCGTACGACTTCGCTGATGGCAAGTTCGATGACTACTTCGCCGTTTTCATGCAGGGTGCTAACGATTTCGGCGACTACTTCGACCACGTGCTCTCCTGGTACGCCCATCGCAACGACCCGAACGTGCTGTTTATGCAATACGAGGACATAAAGGCCGACCCGAGGAATCACGTGCTAAAGCTCGCCGCTTTCCTGGGCAATGAGTACCGCAGGAAACTTGTGGAACAACCAGGGGCACTGGACCGAGTCATCGAGCACAGTGGAATTGACTTCATGAGATCCAAGACGGGCGCCGACATAAAGGCGTTCCTTACGAGGCCGCTGGACAACGTCAAGGACTTGTGCCCTGGTCTGAAGCACTATCACGATTCCTCCATGAAATATCCCAGAACAGTGGGGTTTATCCGCAAGGGTGTGGTAGGAGACTGGAAAGCACACTTTACGCCGGAGATGAACGCGATAATGGAAGCGAAAATTTATCAGAGGCTCGGCGACACGAATCTCATTGATGTCTGGAAGAGACACGGTATCTTATGA